In Deltaproteobacteria bacterium, the DNA window CTTCGCCATGGCGGCAAAGGCAGCCCATCCCGACGATCAAGTCGTGTGTATCGTGGGCGACGGCTCGGTCGGGCTGAACTTTACCGAGTTCGATTCCATGGTACGACACGGACTGAACGTAGTAACCGTGGTCAACAACGATCAGCAGTGGGGCATGTCGGCGCATGGGCAGGAGTTGATGTACGGCAAGGAGCGGCAGGTCGCGACCCGGCTCGGTCCGACGCGTTACGACCTAGCGGCGGCGGGCTTCGGCTGTTACGCCGAACACGT includes these proteins:
- a CDS encoding thiamine pyrophosphate-binding protein, producing the protein FAMAAKAAHPDDQVVCIVGDGSVGLNFTEFDSMVRHGLNVVTVVNNDQQWGMSAHGQELMYGKERQVATRLGPTRYDLAAAGFGCYAEHVEQPGDLVPALQRALASGRPACVNVMTDPSVIAPITQVMVKGATAGQTTLPYYGTREL